A section of the Microbacterium sp. MM2322 genome encodes:
- a CDS encoding VOC family protein produces the protein MFQNDGAYSGFAVDDLDAARAFYADTLGLDVSTLDSGFLHLNLASGGTVLVYGKPHHEPASFTILNFPVVDVDAAVDELNAKGIETAIYDGMPTDSKGIMRGDGPTIAWFRDPAGNVLAVHER, from the coding sequence ATGTTCCAGAACGACGGCGCCTACAGCGGGTTCGCGGTCGACGACCTCGACGCCGCGCGAGCGTTCTACGCTGACACCCTCGGCCTCGACGTGTCGACGCTCGACAGCGGCTTCCTGCACCTGAACCTCGCCTCAGGCGGCACGGTCCTCGTCTACGGCAAACCGCATCACGAGCCCGCGAGCTTCACGATCCTCAACTTCCCGGTCGTCGACGTCGATGCCGCCGTGGACGAGCTCAACGCGAAGGGCATCGAAACCGCGATCTACGACGGTATGCCCACCGATTCGAAGGGGATCATGCGCGGCGACGGACCGACGATCGCGTGGTTCCGCGATCCCGCCGGCAACGTCCTCGCCGTGCACGAACGCTGA